TCACATGGCATGGTTCGTACTGAAGTACGAAGTCAAGCAGCAGACTCTCATTTGGGGCATGTCTTTACTGATGGTCCAAGTGAAGCAGGGGGGTTAAGATATTGTATTAATTCTGCTGCTTTAAAATTTATTCCCTATGAAGAAATGGACCAAGCTGGCTATAGTGACTACAAAAAATATGTGGAGTAATGAGGTTGACTGATGTACCAATATATCAAGGGATTACTTGTTGATTTAACTAGTGAAGCGGTAGTCCTTGAAACGGCGGGACTTGCCTATTATATTTATTTTCCAAATCCTTATCGCTTAAGTGATCAAAAAGGCCAACAGGTGCAAGTTTGGCTCTACCAAGCGGTTAGCCAGGATGCCATACGCCTGTATGGCTTTTTTGATCAGGCCGAGAAACAACTCTTTTTACAATTAATAAGTGTTTCGGGAATCGGGCCTAAGAGTGCTTTATCAATTTTAGCTTATGGTGACCAAGCCGGATTTATTGCAGCGATTGAATCGGAAAATGTTAAATTCTTAACCAAGTTTCCCGGCGTTGGTAAAAAAACTGCCCAACAGATCATCTTAGACTTACAAAGTAAGCTCAGCCGCCTTAAATCCGAAGCGCTTCCAGCTGACCAAGAAGTCATTTCTGATCAATCAGAGTCAAATCAGATGATGATTGAATTAGAAGCAGCCCTAAACAGTCTAGGTTACGCTAAGCGGGAGATTGATCAAGTGATCAAAAAAGGCGATTTTTCAGAGGTCGATAATACTGCAGATGCTATCCGAGTCGCCTTAAGATACATAACCTTAAAATAAGGAGTGAGGAGTTATAAGTATGTCTAGTGAAAAAAGGCTTCAAAGCGGTGAAGAATTTTTTGAAGAAGAAGACATGGAGGCTAGCTTAAGACCGCAACTTCTCAAAGACTACATTGGTCAAGAAGAAACCAAGCACGAACTATCGGTTTATATCCATGCTGCTAGACAGCGAACGGAATCCTTAGACCATGTCTTGTTATACGGCCCACCGGGATTAGGAAAAACCACCTTAGCCAATGTCATTAGTAATGAAATGCAGGTCAATATGCAGACCAGTAGCGGCCCAGCCATTGAAAAAACGGGTGATCTTTTAATTCTACTCAACGAACTGGCCCCTGGAGATGTCTTATTTATCGATGAAATCCACCGCCTGCCCCGCAATGTCGAAGAAATGCTCTACAGTGCCATGGAGGACTTTCGTGTTGATATTATTGTTGGCCAAGAGAGTTCAGCCCACGCGGTTCAATTTGATCTGCCTCCATTTACCTTGGTAGGAGCCACGACTAGGGCTGGGAGCTTATCTGCTCCTTTAAGGGACCGCTTCGGTATCATCCAGCATATGCGCTATTATAAGGTGGATGAATTACAAGAAATCGTTAAGCGGAGTAGCCAAATCTTTGAGGTAACCATCGAAGAAGAAGCAAGTTATGAAATTGCCTTACGGTCGCGTGGAACCCCTCGGATTGCCAACCGCTTATTGAAGCGAGTCAGAGACTTTGCTCAAATATATAATACCAATGCAATTATTGATTTAGCAATCACTGAAAGAGCCCTAAGTATTTTAAAAATTGATAAGGCTGGTTTAGATGATCTTGACCGACGCATCTTAGAGACTATTATTTTCTATTATCAAGGTGGCCCGGTAGGCTTATCCACTATTGCGGCTAATTTATCAGAAGAAAAAGAAACCATTGAAGATATGTATGAACCTTATTTAATTCAAATGGGCTTTTTACAACGCACCCCTAGAGGGCGTATGGCCACGGCTAAGGCCTACCAACATTTAGGAATTGATAAAGAGGAGAACGAGGATGACCTTAAAAACGACAGATTATGATTATGATTTACCAGAAGAACTCATTGCCCAAAGTCCCACTAAGGATCGCTTAAACTGTCGACTTTTATGTTTGAATGCTAGAGATGGCCACTACCAGGATAAGATGTTTTCAGCTATTGAAGAGGAGTTTGAAGCAGGGGATGTCTTAGTCTTAAATAATACTCGGGTCTTACCGGCCCGTCTTTACGGCGAAAAAGAAGCGACAGGTGGCCACGTTGAAGTATTACTCTTAAACAATGTGGAAGGCGACCTTTGGGAGACACTGGTTAAACCAGGACGACGCTTGAAAGCCGGCGCAAGGCTTAGCTTTGGCGATGGTCGCTTGAAAGCTGAAATCAAAGAAACACTTGACTATGGTGGTGGTCGCCTGCTGGAATTTTATTATGATGGGATTTTCTTAGAGATTTTAGAGAGTCTAGGAGAGATGCCTCTGCCACCTTACATTAAGAACAAATTAACTGATCCAGACCGCTATCAAACAGTTTATGCTAAAGTAAATGGCTCGGCAGCAGCCCCGACAGCGGGTTTACACTTTACTGAGGACTATCTAAAGAGCCTACAGGAAAAAGGAGTTAAGATTGCTTATCTGACCCTCCATGTCGGTTTGGGAACTTTTCGACCAGTGAATGAAGAAGATCTGAGTGACCACCAAATGCATTCAGAATTTTATCGCTTAGATCCAGAAAATGCTGAAATAATTAGTCAAGCCCAAGCAAATGGCCACCATGTCATTGCTTGCGGGACAACCTGTATTCGTACTTTAGAGACTATTGGTCAAAAATTTGATGGCCAAGTGAAAGCAGATTCTGGCTGGACTGATATTTTCATTTATCCAGGTTTTAAGTTTACTGTGGTCGACCATTTCATTACCAACTTCCATTTACCTAAATCAACCCTAGTGATGTTGGTGGCTGCTTTTGCCGGAAGAGACCATGTGCTTAACGCCTATCGTCATGCGGTCGAGGAGAAGTATCAATTCTTTTCTTTTGGGGATGCCATGTTTGTCCGCGGCCCGCAATACACAGAAAAATAAGTGTCTTTACCATCAGTAAGCGGTGACTATATGTAAATAAGCTGGCTAAACTGATGGTTTTTATCATGTTAAAAGGAGTTGGTCTATCGTGTTTACACCCTTAAATGTGAATACATCCTATACGCTTTTAAAGAGTCCCATGCCGGTAAAGGATTATGTCGAAGCGGCCAAAGCCTTAGACTATCAAAACTTAGCGATAAGTGATGTCAATGTGATGTATGGGGTAATTGATTTTTATAATTATTGCAAGCATTATGACATCAATCCCTTAATTGGAATGACCGTTTCAATTCAACGTCCTGACCAGCGTGACCAAGAGGAGTGGCTGATTTATGCTAAAAATGATCAAGGCTACCGCTCTCTTATGCGCTTAAGTTCCTTAATTAAAAGCCAAGAGCCCATTGATTATCAGGCGGTTAGAGACTTTATCTTTAACAACCACCGCAATTGGATCACTATTTTAGAAGCTAATAATGGCCCACATATGCGTTTTCTCAAGCAACAGCGTGAAGAAGAGGCCGCTGCCTTCTTAGATAAATTACGGGAAATCTTCAAGGCTTCTGACTTATATATGGGGGTTGATGAATCTTATCTCTACCATCAAGAAGCCTTGGAAGACTTGGCTAAGAAAAGTCAGATTCCCTTGATCGCCCAGTCAAAGTTGGCTTATTTGTCAAAAAATGATGTCTTTACCCAGGAAGTATTAGCTGCTATTGAAGTCAATCAGCCCCTAGATAATTATCGAGAAAAAGCAGGGGCAGAAGGGCAGTTTTTTCTAAGGAGTCTAGCGTCTTATCAAGAATCCTACCAAAACAAGGGACTAGCTAAGGCTTTTGACCAAGTGTCAGAGGCTTTTGATGGGGTTCATTTAGACATTCAGTTTGACCAAGCGCTTTTGCCCAAGTATCCCATTGAATCAGGGCAAAGTAGTAAGGAATTTCTCAAAGATTTAGCCTATCAAGGTCTGTCTAAGCGGGTGGGTAATAAGCAAAGCTACCGAGAGCGCTTGGATTACGAACTTTCCATTATTGATCAAATGGGCTTCAATGATTATTTTCTCATTGTTTGGGACGTGATGGATTATGCTCATAAGAAGCATATTATGACCGGACCAGGTCGAGGATCTGCTGCGGGTTCCTTGGTAGCTTATTGTCTTTTTATTACCGATGTAGACCCTATAAGAAATCATTTACTTTTTGAGCGTTTTCTTAATCCTGAACGCCAGTCGATGCCGGATATTGATTTGGACTTTCCTGATGATAAGCGCCAGGATATTTTGAATTATGTCTATCACAAATATGGTAGTGACCACGTGGCTCAAATTTCTACCTTTGGCACCTTTGCTGCCCGGAAGGCCATCAGGGACGTCGGTAATGCTTTTAATAAGAGTCAAGCGACCATGAGCCGTTGGGCCAATACCATTAGCTCGCAAAATCAGACTCTTGAAGAAGCTTATCAAAGTTCCAGCCAACTCCAACAATATATAGCAGCAGAGGAGGATGGCCAGCTCTGGTTTCAGACCGCTAAAAAGATTGAAGGCTTGCCTCGCCACGTCTCTACCCATGCGGCAGGGGTTATTCTCAGTGACCAAGATTTGACCGATTTTATCCCCTTACAGGCTGCCCTTAACCATTCCATTCACCAGTCCCAATACACCATGCATGAAATTGAGCGGATTGGTTTATTAAAAATTGACTTTTTGAGTTTAAGTAACTTAACGATTTTAGCCAATAGTGTCAGAGCAGCAGAAAAAATCAGCAAAAGTCGCTTACGTCCTATAGACTTTCCTCGTAATGATCAATTGGTCTATCGTGTCTTTAGTCAAGCCAATACCTTGGGTGTCTTTCAATTTGAATCTAATGGGATTCGCCGTGTCTTGAGGCGAGTGAAGCCAAGTTCAATGGCGGACCTTGCGGCAGTAAATGCTCTCTACCGGCCAGGGCCCATGCAACAAATTAATCACTTTGTCAATCGTAAACATGGTAAGGAGCCGATTACTTACCCCCATCCGGACTTAGAAGGTATCTTGAAGGAAACTTATGGCATTATTGTCTACCAGGAACAAGTCATGCAAGTTGCCCAAAAAATTGCTGGATTTTCTTTGGGAGAAGCTGATATCTTACGACGGACGATCAGTAAGAAAGATAAGGCAACCATGGACCGCTTACAGGCGAAATTTATTCGCCAAGCTGTTGCTAAGGGCTACAGCCAAAGCGTTGCCCAAAAAATTTATGCCTACATTGAAGCTTTTGCTGATTATGGCTTTAACAAGTCACATGCTTATGCTTATTCCTATTTAGCTTATGAGATGGCCTGGCTAAAGGTTCACTATCCGGCCGCCTTTTACTATGGAAATCTCTTGCAACATAAGATTTATGAGACTAAGGGTCAGCAATTAACTTATGAGGCTAGTCTTTGCCAAGTTAAGCTCCAACTCCCCGATGTCAACCGGTCATATACAACCATGCAGGTAGTTGATGACCAGCATATTTTACTCGGTCTTACTGATATTCGTGGCTTGATGCGAAACTTTACCACAGCCATTGTCCAGGAACGGCTCAATGGGGGGCAGTATCGGTCATTGGGAGACTTTATTCAACGCCTGCCAAAAAACTATTTAAAGGCTGACAATCTGGAAAAATTGGCGCTTGCGGGAGCTTTGGACAGCTTTGGATATAATCGCCGCACCTTAATAGAAGAGGCTTTGCCAAAGTTACTAGAAGCGGTGAACTTATTTGGCGGAAGCAACAACCAGCAACTTTCCTTGTTCAATCAGGAGAATCGCGAGCTTTATGCTCCTGAAATTAAGCAATTGAATGAGTATGATGATCGTCTTCTTTTGGAGGGGGAGCAAGAAACCCTGGGTCAGTCCATTAGCGTCGAATTATATAGTGACTATCGTCCTTACTACCAAAATGGTCAAATTCAACCCATCAATAAGTTAAGCGATAAAAGTCAGGTGACGATTATTGGAGAAATTGTCAAGGTGAAAAGAATTCAAACGAAAAAGAACCAGCCCATGGCTTTCTTAACTTTGCGTGATGAGCATAGTGAAGTTGAGGTGATTGCTTTTCCTAAAGCTTATATTGATTTTGCTGCCTACATAAGGGAAGGCCAGCAAGTCCTTGTCCAAGGCAAGACTCAGACCAGGAAACAAGGCTTGCAAGTGGTTTTAGACCAGTGTCAACCCTTAAATCATCAGTTGCTCACTGAATTGGAAAGGAAACGGCTGAACTCGATTCAAACAATAAACATTCGCGTGGCAAGTAGCCAGGTGGCTAGTGAGAAAAAAGCAGACCTCCTTGCTCTTATCAACAAGTATCACGGCAGGGTTAAATTAACTTTCACCATGGCCAAAGAACAGAAAAAATATCAATTGGGTGAGCGCTTTGCTGTTCAAGCCCGCCCCGAAGTCATTCAAGAATTAAGAAAAATTTACGGCTCTGAGAATGTTCTTTATTAATGAAATCGTTTTAATAGGAAAACCCTTAGTAATCAGCTTAGAAACATGATATTATATGACGTGAAGGGAAAAGAAAGGATAAGATTTATATGGCAAAAAAAATTGCGGTCTTAACAAGCGGTGGCGATGCTCCTGGCATGAATGCTGCGATCCGCGCAATCGTACGTAAGATCATTTTTGATGGTAACGAAGCTTATGGGGTACGTTATGGATTCCGTGGCTTAGCAGATGGAGATATTTTCCAAATGACTGCTGCTGATGTTTCCACCCTATCTTCGCGTGGCGGAACGATTCTGTTTACAGCCCGCTACCCTGAATTTGCAGAGGAAGAAGGCCAACTCAAAGCCATAGAACAATTAAAACGTCATGAAATTGACGGCTTGGTTGTCATTGGCGGAGACGGGTCCTATCAAGGGGCTTTGGCCTTGTCACGACGTGGCTTCCCAACGGTTGGTATTCCTGGAACAATCGATAATGATATTCCTGGTACTGACTTTACCATCGGTTTTGATACGGCATGCAACACTGCCCTAGAAGCTTTGGATAAGTTAAGAGATACCGCCAAAAGCCACATGCGGACTTTTGTGGTTGAAGTAATGGGGCGGCATGCCGGAGATATCGCCTTATGGTCTGGCATTGGATGTGGTGCTGACCAAGTGATTATTCCAGAAATTAATTTTGATATCCAAGAGGTCGTTGACCAAATTAATCAAGGACGTGAAAAGGGTAAGAAGCATACCCTCATTGTTTTAGCTGAAGGCGTTATGCCAGGCTATAAATTTGCTGATTTACTGGATGAATATGGAAATTACCACATTCGGACTACCGTATTAGGACACGTTCAACGTGGAGGATCACCAAGCGCTAAAGACCGTATGTTAGCAACTTCTTTAGGACATGCAGCTGTTGAAGCTTTAGCTAACGGTCAATCTGGAGTATGTATGGGGATTGTAGATAATAAAATTGTCTATACCGACATTGAAAATGCCCTAGAGAAAAAAGACGACCGTCAAAAACGTAATACGCTCAATAAATATCTCTATGATCTTAACCAAGAAACCTCAGTTTGGTCTTAAAAATAAAAGGAGAAAATGAAATGCCATTTGATATGAAATTATTAAAGAAAACCAAAGTTGTATGTACGATTGGACCTGCTTCAGAAGATCCAGAAACCCTAGTCGAACTGGCTAAAGCAGGTATGGACGTTGCCCGGATGAACTTTTCTCACGGTGACCACGATGAACACTTAGCCCGCATCAAAGCGATTCGCCAAGTGGAACGTGAAGCTGGAAAACGGATTGCAGTTATGCTAGATACCAAGGGTCCTGAAATTCGTACCCATAACATGAAGGACCATGCTCCGGTTTTCTTAGAAAAGGGTAAAACCGTTAAAATTTCTATGACTGAAGTTGAAGGAACCCAAGACATGATTTCAGTCACTTACCCTCAATTAATTAATGATGTTCATGTTGATTCTCATATTCTCATTGATGATGGTTTAGTCGATTTACGTGTTACTGACATTGACTTTGATAAGGGAATTGTTACCACTGTTGTGGAAAATAGTGGTTTAATCAAAGACAAGAAGGGGGTTAATATTCCTGGCGTTTCCGTATCCCTACCTGGTATCACTGAAAAAGATGAAGCCGACATTCGTTTTGGCCTAGAAAATGGAATTGACATTATCGCTGCTTCCTTTGTTCGTAAGCCAGAAGATGTTTTAGAGATTCGCGAAATTTTAGAAGAAACCGGGAACGAAACAGTTCAAATTATCCCTAAAATTGAAACCCAAGAAGGGGTAGATAATATTGACGGGATTTTGCAAGTTTCTGATGGTTTAATGGTTGCCCGTGGTGACCTAGGGGTAGAAATTCCAACTGAAATGGTGCCAGTTGTTCAAAAAGAATTAATCCGTAAGTGTAATGCGGCTGGTAAACCAGTTATTACTGCTACCCAAATGTTAGATTCTATGCAACGTAACCCACGTCCAACCCGGGCTGAAGCTTCTGACGTTGCTAATGCCATTCTAGACGGTACCGATGCGATTATGTTATCCGGTGAAACAGCTGCTGGTGACTACCCACTTGAAGCCGTTAAGACCATGACCCGTATCGCTATGACTACTGAACGTGAAAGCGAATTACGTGGTCAAGCCCAACAAGCCCTTAAAGAATATCAAAACAGTGATGTTTCTGAAGCCATTGCTCAATCTGTTGCCCATACAGCTCGCAATTTGAATATTCAAACCATCGTTGCTGCAACAAATTCAGGTCATACTGCTCGTTTAATTTCTAAGTACCGTCCTAATGCCATGATCTTAGCGCTTACCTTCTCTGAAAGTCGTGCGCATAAGTTATTACTTAGCCGTGGTGTGGTTCCAATGGTCATTGAAAAACCAGCATCTACCGATGAAATGACCTTACTTGCCACCCAAATTGCTAAAGAAGAAGACTACGCTAAAGATGGCGACCTTATCCTTATTACAGCTGGTGTACCGGTTGGGGAAACAGGGACCACCAACTTGATGAAGATTCAAATGATCGGTGAACGTTTGATTGAAGCTCAAGGGCTAGGAAATCAATCAGTCATTGGACACGTGGTTAAAGCTCAAAGCCCAGAAGAAGCCATTGAAAAAGCTAACCATGATAACATCTTAGTGGTTTCTACAACTGATGAACGCTATAATGAAGCCATTAAGAAGGCAGGGGCTGTTATTGTAGAAAATGCCACCCTAACTAGCCATGCTGCTGTAATGAGTGTCAATACCGGAACACCGGTCATCGTTAATGCTAAAGATGCGACGAACATTCTTGAAGAAGGCCAATTGATTACCTTGGATGCACGTCGCGGTATGGTTTATGATGGTGCCACAACGACTATCTAAGCCTGAACGAGACGAAGTCAGTGCCTATTATAAGGTACTGGCTTTTTTATTTTTCCTCATAGGCCTTCTGGCAATCCATTTGGGGAGGGCCGCGTCTATGCTATACTTAAAGAAATCGATATGAAGGAGACCAGTAAATGAAAGAACTAGCTAGTGTAGTCTCTGCTAGAGTGAGTGACTATAATGCAAAGAATTATTATGTCCAGTTCGAGGGGAAGACCTTTGAATTAAACCCCAGTGATAAGATAAAATCGCTGAATATTGGACAAGAAATCCCAGTGTTTATCTATACTAATCAAAAAAACCAAGCCAAAGCGACTCTAGATTTTCCCAAGAGTCGACAAAATACCTATGGCTGGGCTGAGGTCACCCAAGTTCGCCATGATCTAGGTGTCTTTTTAGATATTGGCCTTCCAGATAAGGATATGGTCTTGTCTATGGATGAGTTACCTAGTGAAACAGGGCTTTGGCCTAAAAAGGGCGATAAGCTTTATGTGAAATTATCCGTAGATCGTAAGGACCGGCAATGGGCTAATCTTGCCGATTCTGTGGTTGTCCAGTCTTTAACCAGTAAAGTTAAGGGAAATGAAAAGCGTTGGATTAATCAAGTCAAAAAAGCCCGGGTCTACCAGTGTAAATTGAATGGGAGCCACTTAATCACAGAGGATTACTACTTGGCTTTTATCCACCCCAGTGAATGGGAAGTAGAGCCTCGCCTAGGAGAAGAGGTGGAAGCTCGGGTTATTGGTATCGGACAAAATGGGAATCTGAACTTATCCCTAAAGCCACGTGCTTTCGAAGTTATCAATGATGATGCCGAAATGATTTATCAAGTCTTAAAACGGACTCCTGAGGGCTTTTTGCCTTATAACGACAAGAGTGACCCCGATGCGATTCGATCAGCCTTTAATATTTCCAAGGCTCAATTTAAACGTGCCTTGGGCCACCTGATGAAAACTCAGCGAATTGAACAAAATGAAGATGGGATAACTTTAAAGGATAAGTGATTTTTTGACTATCAATGATTTGATTGAGGATTTTTTAATTGCTTTACGGGTAGAACAAGGCCTTTCGGAAAATACCATTAAAACTTACCATAATGTTTTAAATCAATTTCAAATGATTTTGTCTGAAGCGGGGATAGAGGATATTCAAGCCGTCAAACGCCAGGATATTATCCAACAGCTGGAAAAGTTAAACCAAAAGGGTCGGGCAGTCTCAACCATGAGTCAATATTTATCGACCCTACGTCACTTCTTTAAATATTTGATTTTAGACTCAGTGATTGAAGAGAACCCAGTGGAAAATATCTCCTTGCCTAAGAAGAAGCAGCAGCTCCCTCAAGTGCTAAGTGTTGAAGAAGTTGATCGTTTGTTAGAAATGCCGGACGTCAATTCGACTCTTGGCTTGCGTGATCGTAGTTTATTAGAGTTACTTTACGCGAGTGGGCTGCGGGTAAGCGAATTGGTCCATTTAAAAATCAGTGATTTTCACGAAGATCTCGGCTTTCTCCAAACGGTTGGTAAGGGCAACAAGGAGCGCATCATTCCTCTTGGAGAAGTGGCCAAAGATTGGCTACAGACTTATCTCAAAGAGAGCCGCCTCAAACTCTTGGGAGAAAATGATCAATCTCAAGGGATGATTTATTTGAACCATCACGGACGTCCCCTTAGTCGGCAAGGGGTTTGGAAGAAGCTCAAGCAATATATCCAAGCTGCTGGGATAAGAAAAGAAGTCAGCCCCCATACCTTGCGGCACTCATTTGCAACCCACTTATTGGAAAATGGGGCAGACTTAAGAGTGGTTCAAGAACTCCTGGGTCACGCTGACATTTCTACCACGCAAATTTATACCCACATCCATTCGCAACATATGCGCGAAATTTATAAAAAAACTTTTCCGAGAGCATAGAAAAAGAGGTTGGAAGTTATGTTCCAACCTCTTTCTGTAGTGATGACTCTTTTAAGATGTCTTCGCTAAGTATCCGAAACAGACCTTATCAGCATTTATTTATCCTCTTAGATTGATATTATTTTTCAATAGACAGGCCGTCATTCAATTCGATTTGAATGTGAGCTGCTTGAGGAGCGGTATTCTTAATGGTTACAGTTTGACTTTCACCTTGTTTGAGCCGGTCAGTCTTCCATGTATCAGAAGCTAACTCTTTTTGGTCAGCATCGACAAATTTAAAGGTTATCCCCAAATTCACCAAGTCAGCTTTGGCATGGTTAGTTAATGTCCCCGTCATGACAATGCTTTGGTCAGTACTTGCCGCTTGGTCAACAGTGAACTGTAAATTATTTAAATCCTCTTCAAGTTGAGAATAGGTTGCTTTACGGAAGTCAAGATTTTCTTTAGCATCTTCAAGGGCTTTGGAATTTTTATCTGCGTCAATTTCTTCCAAAGCTTCTGCTTGAATGATAAAGCGTGAATCTTGGGATAAGTCTTTCAGGATATCAATTCGCTTCCGGTAATGATCATTAAAAGCAGTCTGACTATCGATGGTAGCCGGCTCTTGGTTCAAAGCATCCACACAAGCTTTTAATTCATTTAAGTAGTTCTGCACCTTATTTTCTAAATCTTTATCTTTAAAGCTTTGGTCTTGATACTTTTTCATTTGCTCCCACTCAGTATTGAAGGAATTGATGAGGGCTTGACTACCTGCATTGTCACTATTTTTATCTACTTGGCTAGCTGCTTCCTGTTTCTTTTGCCAGGTGGTAAAGAGATCACTAAAAAATAGGTCATCGGTTTTGTTTTGCGAAGAGCAAGCACTTAGAAAGAATAAGGTCGCACAGAGGCAGGCCAAGGCAATGATTTTCTTGAATGGCTTCATTAAATAGGTCCTTTCTACATTTAAGTTGATATTATTATATCATTACTTTAATAGGCATAGAAAAGAATTGAAAGGAAAAGCCATTCGAAGATCATGCTAAACTTTGATACAATAGAACTATAGGAGGGCTGGTAATGAATAAGATCGAAACTTTAAAAAATATGATTTATGAAAGTGATCGGATCGTCTTCTTTGGAGGAGCAGGAGTATCCACAGCAAGTGGCATTCCTGATTTTCGTTCTGCGGATGGTTTATTTATGCAAGATTCTGGATATCAGGTCAGTGCAGAAGAAATTATTTCACATTCTTTCTTTGAGAAATACCCCCAAATATTTTTTGACTATTACTTTGATCATTTAGTTTATCCAGATGCTAAACCCAATGCCTGTCACCGCTATTTAGCTGATTTAGAAGCTAAGGGGAAAGAAGTTGCCATTGTCACTCAAAATATCGACGGTCTTCACCAAGAGGCGGGAAGTCAAAAAG
This genomic stretch from Aerococcus mictus harbors:
- a CDS encoding FxLYD domain-containing protein, coding for MKPFKKIIALACLCATLFFLSACSSQNKTDDLFFSDLFTTWQKKQEAASQVDKNSDNAGSQALINSFNTEWEQMKKYQDQSFKDKDLENKVQNYLNELKACVDALNQEPATIDSQTAFNDHYRKRIDILKDLSQDSRFIIQAEALEEIDADKNSKALEDAKENLDFRKATYSQLEEDLNNLQFTVDQAASTDQSIVMTGTLTNHAKADLVNLGITFKFVDADQKELASDTWKTDRLKQGESQTVTIKNTAPQAAHIQIELNDGLSIEK
- a CDS encoding CvfB family protein; the protein is MKELASVVSARVSDYNAKNYYVQFEGKTFELNPSDKIKSLNIGQEIPVFIYTNQKNQAKATLDFPKSRQNTYGWAEVTQVRHDLGVFLDIGLPDKDMVLSMDELPSETGLWPKKGDKLYVKLSVDRKDRQWANLADSVVVQSLTSKVKGNEKRWINQVKKARVYQCKLNGSHLITEDYYLAFIHPSEWEVEPRLGEEVEARVIGIGQNGNLNLSLKPRAFEVINDDAEMIYQVLKRTPEGFLPYNDKSDPDAIRSAFNISKAQFKRALGHLMKTQRIEQNEDGITLKDK
- the xerD gene encoding site-specific tyrosine recombinase XerD, yielding MNDLIEDFLIALRVEQGLSENTIKTYHNVLNQFQMILSEAGIEDIQAVKRQDIIQQLEKLNQKGRAVSTMSQYLSTLRHFFKYLILDSVIEENPVENISLPKKKQQLPQVLSVEEVDRLLEMPDVNSTLGLRDRSLLELLYASGLRVSELVHLKISDFHEDLGFLQTVGKGNKERIIPLGEVAKDWLQTYLKESRLKLLGENDQSQGMIYLNHHGRPLSRQGVWKKLKQYIQAAGIRKEVSPHTLRHSFATHLLENGADLRVVQELLGHADISTTQIYTHIHSQHMREIYKKTFPRA